Proteins encoded together in one bacterium window:
- a CDS encoding acyl-CoA dehydrogenase, protein MDFQLTEQQRMIRDAARDFAQKELAPHAARWDRDEHFPAEAVKKLGELGFLGMNVPEQYGGAGFDMVCYVLAMEEISAACASTGVVMSVNNSLVCWPLETYGTEAQKQKFLAPLARGEKLGAYCLSEPDAGTDAANQQTRAVRDGDAWVLNGMKNFITNGANADVLIVFAQTAPELKHKGIHAFIVETDREGFAVISKEKKLGIRASDTAQLAFDNVRLPADQQLGPDGAGFKVAMSTLDGGRIGIAAQALGIARAALEASVGYAKQRHQFGKPIAKFQAIQWKIADMATRYEAARLLTLRAANLKDRGERYSEESAMAKLYASEAANWIANEAVQVFGGNGYSKEFPVERHFRDARITSIYEGTSEAQRLVISGHRLR, encoded by the coding sequence TTGGATTTCCAACTGACCGAACAGCAGCGCATGATCCGCGACGCGGCCCGCGACTTCGCCCAGAAGGAGCTGGCGCCGCACGCCGCCAGGTGGGACCGCGACGAGCACTTTCCCGCCGAGGCCGTCAAGAAGCTCGGCGAGCTGGGCTTCCTGGGCATGAACGTCCCTGAACAGTACGGCGGCGCCGGCTTCGACATGGTCTGCTACGTGCTGGCCATGGAGGAGATCTCCGCCGCCTGCGCGTCGACGGGCGTCGTGATGTCCGTGAACAACTCGCTGGTCTGCTGGCCCCTGGAAACCTACGGGACCGAAGCGCAGAAACAGAAGTTCCTCGCTCCGCTGGCGCGGGGCGAGAAACTGGGCGCCTACTGCCTCAGCGAGCCCGACGCCGGCACCGACGCGGCCAACCAGCAGACCCGCGCCGTGCGGGACGGCGACGCATGGGTCCTGAACGGGATGAAGAACTTCATCACCAACGGCGCCAACGCCGACGTGCTGATCGTCTTCGCCCAGACCGCTCCCGAGCTGAAGCACAAGGGCATCCACGCCTTCATCGTGGAGACCGACCGCGAGGGCTTCGCCGTGATCAGCAAGGAGAAGAAGCTGGGCATCCGCGCCTCGGACACCGCCCAGCTGGCCTTCGACAACGTGCGCCTCCCCGCCGACCAGCAGCTCGGGCCGGACGGGGCCGGCTTCAAGGTGGCCATGTCGACCCTCGACGGCGGGCGTATCGGCATCGCCGCGCAGGCCCTGGGCATCGCCAGGGCGGCGCTGGAGGCCTCGGTCGGTTACGCCAAGCAGCGCCACCAGTTCGGCAAGCCCATCGCCAAGTTCCAGGCCATCCAGTGGAAGATCGCCGACATGGCGACCCGCTACGAGGCGGCGCGGCTGTTGACCCTGCGTGCGGCCAATCTCAAGGACCGGGGCGAGCGCTACTCCGAGGAATCGGCCATGGCCAAGCTCTACGCCAGCGAGGCCGCCAACTGGATCGCCAACGAGGCGGTTCAAGTCTTCGGGGGCAACGGCTACAGCAAGGAGTTCCCGGTGGAGCGTCATTTCCGGGATGCCAGGATCACCTCGATCTACGAGGGCACCAGCGAGG
- a CDS encoding 3-hydroxybutyryl-CoA dehydrogenase: MKVAVIGGGTMGNGIAHVFAQCGHDVTLIDVSADALQRALSTIDKNLDRLVKKEKISAQDKADTLGRIATSDTLDAAADAALAVEAVFESFEVKRGILEKLDRVCKPDAILASNTSSISITKLAACTRCPEKVIGMHFMNPVPIMKLVEVISGQATDPAVLEQVMQISRDLGKVPVAVADYPGFIANRVLMPMINEAVTCLMEGVADRNAIDTVMKLGMAHPMGPLTLADFIGLDICLDIMEVLYEGFADSKYRPCPLLRRMVDAGHLGRKSGKGFYDYE; the protein is encoded by the coding sequence ATGAAGGTCGCGGTGATCGGCGGCGGGACCATGGGCAACGGCATCGCCCACGTCTTCGCCCAGTGCGGGCACGACGTGACCCTGATCGACGTGAGCGCGGACGCCCTGCAGCGGGCGTTGAGCACCATCGACAAGAACCTGGACCGGCTGGTCAAGAAGGAGAAGATCTCCGCACAGGACAAGGCGGACACCCTGGGCCGCATCGCCACCTCCGACACCCTCGACGCCGCGGCGGACGCCGCCCTGGCGGTCGAGGCCGTCTTCGAGAGTTTCGAGGTGAAGCGGGGGATCCTCGAGAAGCTGGACCGGGTCTGCAAGCCCGACGCCATTCTCGCGTCCAACACCTCGAGCATCTCCATCACCAAGCTCGCAGCCTGCACCAGGTGTCCCGAGAAGGTCATCGGCATGCACTTCATGAATCCGGTGCCCATCATGAAACTCGTCGAGGTGATCAGCGGCCAGGCCACCGACCCGGCCGTGCTCGAGCAGGTGATGCAGATCAGCAGGGATCTGGGCAAGGTACCCGTGGCGGTCGCGGATTATCCCGGTTTCATAGCCAACCGCGTCCTGATGCCTATGATCAACGAGGCGGTCACCTGCCTGATGGAGGGCGTGGCCGACCGCAACGCGATAGACACGGTGATGAAGCTGGGCATGGCACATCCCATGGGCCCCTTGACCCTGGCCGACTTCATCGGCCTGGACATCTGCCTGGACATCATGGAGGTCCTGTACGAGGGCTTCGCCGACAGCAAGTACCGTCCCTGCCCGCTGCTGCGGCGGATGGTGGACGCGGGCCATCTCGGCCGCAAATCCGGCAAGGGCTTCTACGATTACGAATAA
- a CDS encoding acetyl-CoA C-acetyltransferase has protein sequence MSERVVIVGAVRTPIGKFQGGLKSLKASRLGAAAIKGLLDRTGLDPARIDEVIMGCVVQAGLGQNPARQAAIYAGVPTSVSAYTLNKVCGSGLRTVMAAAQAIKAGDIRCAVAGGMENMSQIPYALFDARDGMRLGHRQVTDLMVHDGLWDVYNDFHMGMTAENVASKYEVSRERQDAFAAESQAKAVAAMEAGKFKAEIVPVEIPQRTGDPVVIDADEGPRAGTTAESLARLRPAFKRDGGTVTPGNASTINDGAAAVLVCGESFAAENGLSVKAVVEAYGTGPVDPEWVMMAPVGAVKNVWRKAGKTAGDYGLYELNEAFAAQAVAVIDELGLPAEKVNVHGGGVALGHPIGASGTRCLVTLIHAMEDRDVKDGLVALCLGGGDAVAMSVSR, from the coding sequence ATGAGCGAGAGAGTCGTCATAGTCGGAGCGGTGCGCACGCCCATCGGAAAGTTCCAGGGCGGCTTGAAATCGCTCAAGGCCAGCCGTCTGGGCGCCGCGGCCATCAAGGGCCTGCTCGACCGCACCGGCCTCGATCCCGCCAGAATCGACGAGGTGATAATGGGCTGCGTGGTCCAGGCGGGCCTGGGTCAGAACCCGGCGCGCCAGGCGGCCATCTACGCCGGCGTGCCCACGAGCGTCAGCGCCTACACCCTGAACAAGGTCTGCGGTTCGGGCCTGCGGACGGTCATGGCGGCGGCGCAGGCCATCAAGGCAGGGGACATCCGCTGCGCCGTGGCAGGCGGCATGGAGAACATGAGCCAGATCCCGTACGCCCTGTTCGACGCCCGCGACGGCATGCGGCTCGGCCACCGCCAGGTCACCGACCTGATGGTCCACGACGGGTTGTGGGACGTGTACAACGACTTCCACATGGGCATGACCGCGGAGAACGTCGCGAGCAAGTACGAGGTGTCGCGGGAGCGCCAGGATGCGTTCGCGGCCGAGAGCCAGGCCAAGGCGGTCGCTGCGATGGAGGCCGGCAAGTTCAAGGCCGAGATCGTGCCGGTGGAGATTCCCCAGCGCACGGGCGACCCGGTGGTCATCGACGCCGACGAGGGCCCGCGCGCCGGCACCACCGCCGAGTCGCTGGCCAGGCTGCGCCCCGCCTTCAAGCGCGACGGCGGCACCGTCACGCCCGGCAACGCCTCGACCATCAACGACGGCGCCGCGGCCGTCCTCGTGTGCGGCGAATCCTTCGCCGCGGAGAACGGGCTGTCCGTGAAGGCCGTCGTCGAGGCCTACGGCACCGGCCCGGTCGATCCCGAGTGGGTGATGATGGCGCCGGTCGGCGCGGTGAAGAACGTCTGGCGGAAAGCCGGCAAGACGGCGGGCGACTACGGCCTCTACGAGCTGAACGAGGCCTTCGCGGCCCAGGCCGTCGCGGTGATCGACGAGCTCGGGCTGCCCGCCGAGAAGGTGAACGTGCACGGCGGCGGCGTGGCCCTCGGCCATCCCATCGGGGCGTCGGGCACGCGCTGCCTGGTGACCCTGATCCACGCCATGGAGGACCGGGACGTCAAGGACGGCCTGGTGGCCCTCTGTCTGGGCGGCGGCGATGCGGTGGCCATGTCCGTCAGCAGGTAG
- a CDS encoding acyl-CoA dehydrogenase family protein, with product MIRDMTRDFARSKLAPIAAKIDETGEFPEATVREMGRLGLLGLAVPPEAGGTRLDALCYSLVVEELGKVCASHGLTVAAHNSLGCWPIHAYGTPEQKDRWLKPACQGEFLLSFGLTEAEAGSDAGGTKTTAVRDGGQWILNGSKQWITNAHYAGALIITAVTDPDQPPGKGISAFIVPADTPGFTVEKKEDKLGMRASDTAPLVLDDVRIGADALLGEEGAGFRYFLETLDGGRISIGSLALGIAEGAFAVARDYAKKRVQFGRPIAKQQAVGFMLADMSTQIDAARLLIREACRLEDAHEPFADMSAKAKLFASEMAMKVTYDAIQILGGYGFCREYPVERMYRDAKLCTIGEGTSEIQRMVIARNVLAD from the coding sequence ATGATCCGGGACATGACCCGCGATTTCGCGCGCAGCAAGCTGGCGCCCATCGCCGCGAAGATCGACGAGACCGGCGAGTTCCCGGAGGCGACCGTCAGGGAAATGGGCCGGCTCGGTCTGCTCGGCCTGGCGGTGCCGCCCGAAGCCGGCGGCACGCGGCTGGACGCCCTCTGCTATTCCCTGGTCGTCGAGGAGCTGGGCAAGGTCTGCGCCAGCCACGGGCTGACCGTCGCGGCGCACAACAGCCTCGGCTGCTGGCCCATCCACGCGTACGGCACGCCGGAGCAGAAGGACCGCTGGCTCAAGCCTGCCTGCCAGGGCGAGTTCCTGCTATCGTTCGGCCTCACCGAGGCCGAGGCCGGCAGCGACGCCGGGGGCACCAAGACCACGGCCGTGCGCGACGGCGGCCAGTGGATCCTCAACGGCAGCAAGCAGTGGATCACCAATGCGCATTACGCGGGCGCCCTGATCATCACCGCCGTGACCGATCCGGATCAGCCGCCCGGCAAGGGCATCTCCGCCTTCATCGTTCCCGCCGACACACCCGGTTTCACGGTGGAGAAGAAGGAGGACAAGCTCGGCATGCGCGCCTCGGACACGGCGCCCCTGGTGCTCGATGATGTGCGTATCGGCGCCGACGCCCTGTTGGGGGAAGAGGGCGCGGGCTTCCGTTATTTCCTGGAGACGCTTGACGGCGGCCGCATCTCCATCGGTTCGCTGGCCCTGGGCATCGCCGAGGGCGCCTTCGCGGTGGCGCGCGACTATGCCAAGAAACGCGTGCAGTTCGGCCGTCCCATCGCCAAGCAGCAGGCCGTCGGCTTCATGCTGGCGGACATGAGCACCCAGATCGATGCCGCGCGCTTGTTGATACGGGAGGCTTGCCGCCTGGAGGACGCCCACGAGCCATTCGCGGACATGTCGGCGAAGGCCAAGCTCTTCGCCAGCGAGATGGCCATGAAGGTCACCTACGACGCCATCCAGATCCTGGGCGGCTACGGCTTCTGCCGCGAGTATCCGGTGGAGCGCATGTACCGCGACGCCAAGCTGTGCACAATCGGGGAGGGCACCAGCGAGATCCAGCGCATGGTCATCGCCCGCAACGTGCTTGCGGATTGA
- a CDS encoding lamin tail domain-containing protein — protein sequence MPFLRSRFFLDAVLVAVLQSLVVCPAALLWFSGSANAAVLISEVLPDPASDWDADGEIDSRGDEWVEVINTGPGPVDLDAYYLRDALGDDPQIRFSGTLAAGETALFLGSDALAWQAAEGLSATGLSLNNAGDMLELYLGHPLEGASTLVDALIYPDHAGVDDRSLARFLPEDVWVLCDGLHPYGGAQEPPGTGCLPTPGEINTCAGLVADESSSWGQVKNDYR from the coding sequence ATGCCATTCTTGAGAAGTCGATTCTTTCTCGATGCGGTCCTCGTGGCGGTTCTGCAGTCGCTGGTCGTTTGTCCCGCCGCGCTGCTCTGGTTCTCGGGCAGCGCGAACGCGGCCGTGCTCATCTCCGAGGTCCTGCCCGACCCGGCCAGCGACTGGGACGCCGACGGCGAGATCGACAGCCGCGGCGACGAGTGGGTGGAAGTGATCAATACCGGACCCGGCCCGGTGGACCTCGACGCCTACTATCTCAGGGACGCGCTGGGCGACGATCCCCAGATCCGTTTCTCGGGCACGCTGGCCGCGGGAGAGACCGCCCTGTTCCTCGGCAGCGACGCCCTGGCCTGGCAAGCGGCGGAGGGACTGTCGGCGACCGGCCTCAGCCTGAACAATGCCGGCGACATGCTCGAACTCTATCTCGGCCATCCCCTGGAAGGGGCGTCGACGCTGGTGGACGCCCTGATCTACCCCGATCACGCCGGCGTCGACGACCGCTCGCTGGCCCGCTTCCTGCCCGAGGACGTCTGGGTGCTGTGCGACGGGCTGCATCCCTACGGCGGCGCCCAGGAGCCGCCCGGCACCGGTTGCCTGCCGACGCCGGGCGAGATCAACACGTGCGCCGGTCTCGTCGCCGACGAGAGCAGCAGCTGGGGCCAGGTGAAAAACGACTATCGTTGA
- a CDS encoding nitroreductase family protein: MDMRARTGHPILDVIADRWSPHAYEPRPVPPADLRSLFEAARWAPSSYNEQPWRFVAVTRDDEAAFGRALACLVDANRAWAQDAGALFFAVAARSFARNGKPNGKALYDLGQAVAMLSIEAATRGLTVHQMGGIDPEAARAAFRVPGEYDVITAVAVGYAAAPNAGGAGARRRRDLAGTVFGAAWGEPARFLCARGSDNVD; encoded by the coding sequence ATGGACATGCGCGCCCGCACCGGCCATCCGATCCTGGACGTCATTGCCGATCGCTGGAGCCCCCATGCGTACGAGCCGCGCCCCGTGCCGCCGGCAGACCTGCGCTCCCTCTTCGAGGCCGCACGCTGGGCGCCGTCAAGCTACAACGAGCAGCCGTGGCGCTTCGTCGCGGTCACGAGGGACGACGAGGCGGCTTTCGGCCGTGCGCTGGCCTGTCTCGTGGACGCCAATCGCGCCTGGGCGCAGGATGCCGGGGCCCTGTTCTTCGCCGTGGCCGCCCGGTCCTTCGCGCGCAACGGCAAGCCCAACGGCAAGGCCCTCTACGATCTCGGACAGGCCGTCGCGATGTTGAGCATCGAGGCGGCGACGCGCGGGCTGACCGTCCACCAGATGGGCGGCATCGATCCCGAAGCGGCGCGCGCAGCCTTCCGGGTGCCCGGAGAGTACGACGTGATCACCGCAGTCGCCGTCGGCTACGCCGCCGCCCCCAACGCGGGCGGTGCCGGGGCCCGCCGGCGCCGAGACCTGGCCGGAACCGTCTTCGGCGCCGCCTGGGGCGAGCCTGCCCGTTTCCTCTGCGCACGCGGCAGCGACAACGTCGATTGA
- a CDS encoding pirin family protein: protein MELTLRPSGQRGGADHDWLRTRHTFSFADYRDPAHMGFRQLRVINEDWIAPARGFGRHPHRDMEIVTYMISGALEHRDSMDNTSVLRAGEVQRMSAGTGVEHSEINASRDQTAHLLQIWIHPARRGLAPSHAQRAFAVPDKLNRFRTIVSPTGEGGALRVHQDGLIHASVLERGRDLTYALAPGRHAWLQLVDGALDVNGTRLGAGDGASAAGPGDIIIGAAETAEFLTFDLA from the coding sequence ATGGAACTGACCTTGAGACCGTCCGGCCAGAGGGGCGGGGCCGACCACGACTGGCTGCGCACGCGGCATACCTTCTCCTTCGCTGACTACAGGGATCCCGCGCACATGGGATTCCGGCAGCTGCGCGTGATCAACGAGGACTGGATCGCGCCGGCCAGGGGTTTCGGCAGGCATCCGCACCGGGACATGGAGATCGTCACCTACATGATCTCCGGCGCCCTGGAGCACCGCGACAGCATGGACAACACGAGCGTGCTGCGCGCGGGCGAGGTGCAGCGCATGTCCGCGGGCACCGGCGTCGAGCACAGCGAGATCAACGCCTCGCGGGACCAGACGGCCCACCTGCTGCAGATCTGGATCCACCCCGCGCGGCGCGGGCTGGCGCCCTCGCACGCGCAGCGAGCCTTTGCCGTCCCGGACAAGCTGAACCGATTCCGCACCATCGTCTCGCCCACGGGCGAGGGCGGGGCTTTGCGGGTTCACCAGGACGGCCTGATCCACGCCAGCGTCCTGGAACGGGGCCGGGACCTGACCTATGCCCTCGCACCCGGCCGTCACGCCTGGCTGCAACTGGTCGATGGCGCGCTCGACGTGAACGGGACGCGCCTGGGCGCCGGCGACGGCGCCAGCGCCGCCGGCCCCGGCGACATCATCATCGGCGCGGCGGAGACCGCCGAGTTCCTGACCTTCGACCTGGCCTGA
- the meaB gene encoding methylmalonyl Co-A mutase-associated GTPase MeaB, producing the protein MNGLSLDDYVAGVEACDRAVLGRAITLIESSRADHQSLAQQVLAALLPRTGGAHRVGLTGVPGAGKSTLIDALGTQLTSAGHQVAVLAIDPSSLVTGGSILGDKTRMADLSTDPRAFIRPSPSARTLGGVARKTRETMLLCEAAGFDVVIVETMGVGQSETVVAEMVDVFVLLTIAGAGDELQGIKRGVMELAEIIAVNKADGANTEAAALAANDLRQALHFMRPLHAGWRVPVLTVSALARTGLDELWDAVVRHRETLTEDGSLESRRRDQQLRWMWSMVEDRMMSDLRGHAAVRSLLPQIETAVREGRMPPTQAALRILAAARD; encoded by the coding sequence GTGAACGGCCTCTCGCTCGACGATTACGTCGCGGGCGTGGAGGCCTGCGACCGTGCCGTGCTCGGACGCGCGATCACGCTGATCGAAAGCAGCCGCGCCGATCACCAGTCGCTGGCCCAGCAGGTGTTGGCGGCACTGCTGCCGCGCACCGGCGGCGCCCACCGCGTGGGCTTGACGGGGGTGCCCGGTGCCGGCAAGAGCACGCTGATCGACGCCCTGGGCACCCAATTGACGTCGGCCGGGCACCAGGTGGCGGTCCTGGCCATCGATCCCAGCAGCCTCGTGACCGGGGGCAGCATCCTCGGCGACAAGACCCGCATGGCCGACCTGTCCACCGATCCCCGCGCCTTCATCCGTCCGTCTCCCAGTGCGCGGACCCTCGGCGGCGTGGCCCGCAAGACACGCGAGACCATGCTGCTGTGCGAGGCTGCCGGCTTCGACGTGGTGATCGTCGAGACCATGGGCGTGGGCCAGAGCGAGACGGTCGTGGCGGAGATGGTGGACGTCTTCGTGCTGCTGACCATCGCCGGCGCCGGCGACGAGTTGCAGGGCATCAAGCGGGGCGTGATGGAGCTGGCGGAGATCATCGCGGTCAACAAGGCGGACGGCGCCAACACCGAGGCCGCCGCCCTGGCCGCCAACGACCTGCGGCAGGCCCTGCATTTCATGCGCCCCCTCCACGCCGGCTGGCGGGTGCCGGTGCTGACCGTCAGCGCGCTCGCGCGCACCGGACTTGATGAGCTGTGGGACGCCGTGGTGCGGCATCGTGAAACGCTCACGGAAGATGGCTCGCTGGAGAGCAGGCGACGGGACCAGCAGCTGCGCTGGATGTGGTCCATGGTGGAGGACCGCATGATGAGCGACCTGCGCGGCCACGCGGCCGTCCGCTCCCTGTTGCCGCAGATCGAGACCGCGGTGCGCGAGGGCCGCATGCCGCCGACGCAGGCCGCGCTGCGCATCCTCGCCGCCGCGCGGGACTGA
- the scpA gene encoding methylmalonyl-CoA mutase, with translation MSGFPDFAELSLQGEAGAGDAPAAVPVWTTPEGIDVKRLYTSADLEGLDHLRTVPGAPPFLRGPYASMYTRHPWTIRQYAGFSTAEQSNAFYRRNLAAGQKGLSIAFDLATHRGYDSDHPRVVGDVGMAGVAIDSILDMRILFDGIPLDRMSVSMTMNGAVLPVMALYIVAAEEQGVPREKLAGTIQNDILKEFMVRNTYIYPPVPSMRIVGDIFAYAAQHMPRFNSISISGYHMQEAGATADLELGYTLADGVEYIRTGLAAGLAVDDFAPRLSFFWAVGMNYFMEVAKLRAARLLWARLVKGFGPRNPKSMSLRTHCQTSGWSLTAQDVFNNVARTCLEAMAAAHGHTQSLHTNSLDEALALPTDFSARIARDTQLYLQQETDSCRTVDPWAGSYYVERLTHELAQRAWTHIVEVEELGGMARAIEAGIPKLRIEEAAARAQARIDSGRQTVVGVNKYVPDEPEQVEVLRVDNSQVREAQLSRLRELRENRDPSAVDAALSALTRSAGTGEGNLLTLSVEAARARATVGEISAALERVFGRHRAAVNTVSGVYSGEMGTANDDMTGVRRQVEDFAEREGRRPRILVAKMGQDGHDRGQKVIATAFADMGFDVDVGPLFQTPEETALQAVENDVHVVGVSSLAAGHLTLVPALKAELVRLGRPDILIVAGGVIPPGDHDALRAAGAAAIFPPGTVIADAAKDLMRKLEEVKRG, from the coding sequence ATGAGCGGGTTCCCCGACTTCGCCGAGCTGTCCCTCCAGGGAGAAGCGGGCGCCGGCGATGCGCCCGCCGCCGTGCCAGTCTGGACGACGCCCGAGGGCATCGACGTCAAGCGGCTCTACACCTCGGCGGATCTCGAGGGTCTGGACCACCTGCGCACGGTGCCGGGCGCACCTCCCTTCCTGCGCGGGCCCTACGCCAGCATGTACACGCGCCATCCCTGGACCATCCGTCAGTACGCCGGCTTCTCCACCGCCGAACAGAGCAATGCCTTCTACCGCCGCAACCTGGCGGCGGGGCAGAAGGGGCTTTCGATCGCCTTCGACCTGGCGACCCATCGCGGCTACGATTCCGACCACCCGCGCGTGGTCGGCGACGTGGGCATGGCCGGCGTGGCCATCGATTCGATCCTGGACATGCGCATCCTCTTCGACGGCATCCCGCTCGACCGCATGAGCGTGTCGATGACCATGAACGGGGCCGTGCTGCCGGTGATGGCCCTCTACATCGTGGCCGCCGAGGAGCAGGGCGTGCCCCGGGAGAAGCTGGCGGGGACCATCCAGAACGACATCCTCAAGGAGTTCATGGTCCGCAACACCTACATCTATCCACCTGTGCCGAGCATGCGGATCGTCGGCGACATCTTCGCCTACGCGGCGCAGCACATGCCCCGCTTCAACTCCATCTCCATCTCCGGCTACCACATGCAGGAGGCCGGCGCGACGGCAGATCTGGAGCTGGGCTACACGCTGGCCGACGGCGTCGAGTACATCCGCACCGGACTGGCGGCCGGACTGGCGGTTGACGATTTCGCCCCGCGCCTGTCATTCTTCTGGGCCGTGGGGATGAACTACTTCATGGAAGTGGCCAAGCTCCGCGCCGCGCGCTTGCTCTGGGCCCGGTTGGTGAAGGGATTCGGGCCGCGCAACCCGAAGTCCATGTCGCTGCGCACGCACTGTCAGACCTCCGGCTGGAGCCTGACCGCCCAGGACGTCTTCAACAACGTCGCGCGCACCTGCCTCGAGGCCATGGCGGCGGCGCACGGACATACCCAGTCGCTGCACACCAACAGCCTGGACGAGGCCCTGGCGTTGCCGACGGACTTCTCGGCGCGCATCGCGCGCGACACGCAGCTCTACCTGCAGCAGGAAACCGACTCCTGCCGCACGGTGGATCCCTGGGCCGGCAGCTACTACGTGGAGCGTCTGACCCACGAACTGGCGCAGCGGGCCTGGACCCACATCGTCGAGGTGGAGGAGCTGGGCGGCATGGCGCGGGCCATCGAGGCCGGCATCCCCAAGCTGCGCATCGAGGAGGCGGCCGCCCGCGCCCAGGCGCGCATCGATTCGGGACGGCAGACCGTCGTGGGCGTGAACAAATACGTGCCCGACGAGCCGGAACAGGTCGAGGTCCTGAGGGTGGACAATTCGCAGGTGCGCGAGGCGCAACTGTCGCGCCTGCGCGAACTGCGGGAGAACCGGGACCCGTCGGCCGTGGACGCGGCGCTCTCGGCCCTGACCCGCAGCGCGGGGACGGGAGAAGGCAACCTGCTGACGCTGTCGGTAGAGGCCGCGCGGGCGCGCGCCACCGTCGGCGAGATCAGCGCGGCGCTGGAACGCGTCTTCGGGCGCCACCGGGCGGCCGTGAACACCGTGAGCGGAGTGTACAGCGGAGAAATGGGCACAGCCAACGACGACATGACCGGCGTGCGCAGGCAGGTGGAGGACTTCGCCGAGCGCGAGGGACGCCGCCCGCGCATTCTCGTGGCCAAGATGGGCCAGGACGGCCATGACCGCGGCCAGAAGGTGATCGCCACGGCGTTCGCCGACATGGGCTTCGACGTCGACGTGGGTCCTCTGTTCCAGACGCCGGAGGAGACGGCGCTCCAGGCCGTCGAGAACGACGTGCACGTGGTCGGCGTCAGCTCGCTGGCGGCCGGGCATCTCACGCTGGTGCCGGCACTCAAGGCCGAGTTGGTGCGGCTCGGCCGCCCGGACATCCTGATCGTGGCCGGGGGCGTGATCCCTCCCGGGGACCACGACGCCCTGCGCGCGGCCGGCGCGGCGGCCATCTTCCCACCCGGCACCGTCATCGCCGACGCCGCGAAGGACCTGATGCGGAAGCTCGAAGAGGTGAAACGCGGGTGA